One Coffea arabica cultivar ET-39 chromosome 5e, Coffea Arabica ET-39 HiFi, whole genome shotgun sequence DNA segment encodes these proteins:
- the LOC113743488 gene encoding long chain acyl-CoA synthetase 8-like, with product MDGTDYRSIIKEYGTSGIVGAVILAIAVPVFLSVVLVGKKKAKQRGVHVQVSGEAGLAMRNARQARLVEVPWEGATTMAALFEQSCKKYWGQRFLGRRKLIGREFVTASDGRKFEKLHLGDYQWETYGQVFDRACNFASGLVKLGHDVDTRAAIFSETRAEWFIAFQGCFRQNVTVVTIYASLGDDALIHSLNETQVSTLICDSKQLKKLAAVSSSLKTIRNIVYFEDGEASSDSNTSENISNWTVFSFSEIEKLGKSNPVLPTLPSKKDIAVVMYTSGSTGLPKGVMITHGNIVATAAAVMTVIPRLGSDDVYLAYLPLAHVFELAAESVMLTAGATIGYGSALTLTDTSNKIKKGTKGDASMLQPTLMAAVPAILDRVREGVLKKVDEKGGLAKQLFDIAFKRRLAAIEGSWFGAWGFEARLWDIIIFTQIRSVLGGKIRFMLCGGAPLSGDTQRFINICMGAPIGQGYGLTETFAGAAFSEWDDSSVGRVGPPLPCCYIKLVSWEEGGYTTYDKPMPRGEVVIGGCSVTSGYFKNEAKTNEVYKVDEKGMRWFYTGDIGRFHPDGCLEIIDRKKDIIKLQHGEYISLGKVEAALITSSYVDNIMVYVDPFHNYCVALVVPSHQALKKWAEDSGISHDKFSDLCNKTEAINEVQKSLSKVAKEAKLDKFEIPAKIKLLPDPWTPESGLVTAALKLKREQLKAKFKDELEKLYA from the exons ATGGATGGGACTGATTATAGGTCGATTATTAAAGAGTATGGAACAAGTGGGATTGTAGGCGCAGTTATTCTCGCCATAGCTGTGCCTGTATTTCTCTCTGTTGTACTTGTGGGGAAGAAGAAGGCAAAACAGAGAGGAGTTCATGTACAAGTTAGTGGTGAGGCTGGTCTTGCAATGCGCAATGCTAGACAGGCTAGATTGGTCGAGGTTCCCTGGGAAGGAGCCACAACTATGGCTGCTTTATTTGAGCAGTCTTGTAAAAAGTATTGGGGGCAAAGGTTTCTTGGAAGGAGAAAGTTGATAGGTAGGGAGTTTGTGACGGCCAGTGATGGGAGAAAGTTTGAAAAACTTCATTTGGGGGATTATCAGTGGGAGACTTATGGCCAGGTATTTGATCGTGCTTGCAATTTTGCATCGGGTCTTGTTAAATTAGGCCATGATGTGGATACCCGGGCTGCAATATTCTCTGAAACTCGGGCAGAGTGGTTCATTGCGTTTCAG GGATGCTTCCGGCAGAATGTTACTGTTGTTACAATTTATGCTTCCTTAGGGGATGATGCGTTAATACACTCTCTGAATGAG ACTCAAGTATCAACATTGATCTGTGACTCCAAGCAATTAAAAAAGTTGGCTGCAGTAAGTTCAAGCTTGAAGACCATTAGAAACATTGTTTACTTTGAAGACGGAGAGGCTTCTAGTGACTCAAACACTTCTGAAAATATTAGCAACTGGACAGTTTTCTCATTCTCTGAAATAGAGAAACTTGGTAAAAGTAATCCTGTTCTGCCAACACTGCCTAGTAAGAAGGATATTGCCGTTGTGATGTATACTAGTGGCAGCACAGGCCTGCCAAAG GGTGTCATGATAACTCATGGCAATATCGTAGCCACTGCTGCTGCAGTTATGACTGTGATCCCGAGACTTGGAAGTGATGATGTTTACTTGGCCTACCTGCCACTGGCTCATGTTTTTGAATTGGCTGCTGAG TCTGTGATGTTGACTGCAGGTGCTACAATTGGTTATGGCTCAGCATTGACACTAACAGACACATCGAACAAAATCAAGAAAGGAACCAAGGGAGATGCTTCAATGTTACAGCCTACTTTAATGGCAGCAGTTCCTGCTATTTTAGATCGTGTCAGGGAAGGAGTTTTGAAAAAG GTTGACGAGAAGGGAGGTTTAGCTAAGCAACTCTTCGACATTGCTTTTAAGAGACGTTTGGCAGCTATAGAAGGAAGTTGGTTTGGGGCATGGGGCTTTGAGGCACGACTATGGGATATAATCATCTTTACACAGATTCGCTCTGTTCTCGGAGGAAAAATCAGATTCATGCTCTGTGGTGGAGCTCCTTTATCTGGTGACACGCAAAGATTTATTAATATCTGCATGGG TGCTCCCATTGGTCAAGGATATGGGCTTACAGAAACTTTTGCTGGAGCTGCTTTCTCGGAGTGGGACGACTCTTCTGTTGGACGTGTTGGACCTCCTCTTCCTTGTTGCTACATCAAG CTTGTTTCTTGGGAAGAAGGTGGTTACACAACGTATGACAAACCAATGCCACGTGGAGAAGTAGTTATTGGCGGATGCAGTGTAACTTCTGGTTACTTTAAAAATGAAGCCAAGACGAATGAAGTGTACAAG GTTGATGAAAAGGGCATGCGGTGGTTTTACACTGGTGACATTGGAAGGTTTCACCCTGATGGATGCCTTGAGATTATCGACAGAAAGAAAGATATCATCAAACTCCAGCATGGGGAGTACATCTCTCTAGGGAAG GTTGAGGCAGCACTTATCACAAGCAGTTATGTTGATAATATCATGGTATATGTTGATCCCTTCCATAATTATTGCGTAGCTCTTGTGGTTCCCTCACATCAGGCCCTCAAGAAATGGGCTGAAGATTCTGGCATTAGCCACGATAAATTTTCCGATTTGTGTAACAAAACTGAAGCTATCAATGAGGTCCAGAAATCACTTTCCAAG GTAGCAAAGGAAGCAAAATTGGACAAATTCGAGATTCCTGCAAAGATCAAACTATTGCCAGATCCATGGACTCCGGAGTCTGGATTGGTTACTGCAGCTCTCAAATTAAAGAGGGAACAGTTGAAAGCTAAGTTTAAGGATGAGCTGGAAAAGTTATATGCTTGA